A genomic region of Clavibacter michiganensis subsp. insidiosus contains the following coding sequences:
- the tatA gene encoding Sec-independent protein translocase subunit TatA, with translation MLGNLTGWHLVIILVVIVLLFGSTKLPALAKSVGQSMRIFKGEVKTMKEESGSDRRDDTREENRRRDEERYRADDRDATPRDYVRPGESRVDEPRYDAPRYDSPRDGGDSRPRA, from the coding sequence ATGCTCGGAAATCTGACCGGATGGCACCTCGTCATCATCCTCGTCGTCATCGTCCTGCTCTTCGGCTCCACGAAGCTGCCGGCGCTCGCCAAGAGCGTGGGCCAGTCCATGCGCATCTTCAAGGGCGAGGTGAAGACGATGAAGGAGGAGAGCGGCTCCGACCGCCGCGACGACACCCGCGAGGAGAACCGCCGCCGCGACGAGGAGCGCTACCGCGCCGACGACCGCGACGCCACCCCGCGCGACTACGTCCGCCCCGGCGAGTCCCGCGTCGACGAGCCCCGCTACGACGCCCCGCGCTACGACTCCCCGCGCGACGGCGGGGACTCCCGCCCCCGCGCCTGA
- a CDS encoding FKBP-type peptidyl-prolyl cis-trans isomerase, translating into MRRSAALTVCAGLVLTLAACSPSGSGSGAAAGCTPLAQAGSSSSTVTATGDVGTAPASVAFPTPLKPTGVEVSTIVEGDGAPVQPRQGITAAASIVDGKTGKDLADYARIAPNARTTGSPLFTPASLHESLPYLEDAMTCMPVGSRLAVTVPVSTVFPGQDLSSQGLDATDGLVLIVDITSSFPEKATGEPRPAQAGFPSVVTTDDGVPGITIPPSTPPTEYRDALLRAGDGAEVGDGDTVTLQYTGVVWGTSTSAEKQAVFGSSWTGGGPLQVPATATTTAPSTGAASSLVVTPGLAKALVGKHVGDQVIAVVPPADGFGDQGSAKVPAGSTLVYLVDILGTSTTK; encoded by the coding sequence GTGCGCCGTTCCGCCGCGCTCACCGTCTGCGCAGGACTCGTCCTGACGCTCGCCGCCTGCAGCCCCTCCGGCTCCGGATCCGGTGCGGCGGCGGGCTGCACGCCCCTGGCCCAGGCCGGCTCGTCGTCGAGCACGGTCACCGCCACGGGTGACGTCGGCACCGCGCCCGCGTCGGTCGCGTTCCCCACGCCGCTCAAGCCCACGGGCGTCGAGGTCTCCACGATCGTCGAGGGCGACGGCGCGCCCGTGCAGCCGCGCCAGGGCATCACGGCCGCGGCGTCCATCGTCGACGGCAAGACCGGCAAGGACCTCGCGGACTACGCCCGCATCGCGCCCAACGCGCGCACCACCGGCTCGCCGCTGTTCACCCCGGCCTCCCTGCACGAGTCGCTGCCGTACCTCGAGGACGCGATGACGTGCATGCCCGTCGGCTCGCGCCTCGCCGTGACGGTCCCCGTGTCCACGGTGTTCCCGGGCCAGGACCTCTCGTCCCAGGGGCTCGACGCCACCGACGGGCTCGTCCTCATCGTCGACATCACGTCCTCCTTCCCCGAGAAGGCCACCGGCGAGCCGCGGCCCGCCCAGGCCGGCTTCCCGTCCGTCGTCACGACGGACGACGGCGTCCCCGGCATCACGATCCCGCCGAGCACGCCGCCCACCGAGTACCGCGACGCGCTGCTCCGCGCGGGCGACGGCGCCGAGGTCGGCGACGGCGACACGGTCACGCTGCAGTACACGGGCGTCGTCTGGGGCACGAGCACATCGGCCGAGAAGCAGGCCGTGTTCGGATCCAGCTGGACCGGCGGCGGCCCGCTGCAGGTGCCCGCCACCGCCACTACCACCGCGCCCTCGACGGGCGCCGCCTCCTCGTTGGTCGTCACGCCGGGCCTCGCGAAGGCCCTCGTCGGCAAGCACGTCGGCGACCAGGTCATCGCGGTCGTGCCCCCGGCCGACGGATTCGGCGACCAGGGCTCGGCCAAGGTGCCCGCGGGGTCCACGCTCGTCTACTTGGTGGATATCCTCGGGACAAGCACCACCAAGTAA
- a CDS encoding tRNA (adenine-N1)-methyltransferase, with protein MTVDTAAARFSGPFRAGDRVQLTGPKGRLNTILLEPGKVFHTHRGMIDHDDLIGLPDGSVVKNSAGIECLALRPLLSDVVMSMPRGAAIIYPKDAAQILGLADVFPGATVVEAGVGSGALSMWLLRALGPTGTLLSFERREEFADVARGNVSSYFGHSPENWSIALGDLAEALPTVTEPHSVDRVILDMLAPWECVDAVAEALTPGGVLLCYVATVTQLSRVAEALRDSGLFTNPDASETMIRGWHVEGLAVRPEHRMIGHTGFLITARRLAPGSVLPQLKRRASKSDFSDEDMEAWTPGSLGERRVSDKVLRKRVRIAEHGAQLAGARDQAEAGDAVDPDDAPDAPEPGDPTA; from the coding sequence GTGACCGTCGACACCGCCGCCGCCCGCTTCAGCGGACCGTTCCGCGCGGGCGACCGCGTGCAGCTCACGGGCCCCAAGGGCCGCCTCAACACGATCCTGCTCGAGCCCGGCAAGGTGTTCCACACCCACCGCGGCATGATCGACCACGACGACCTCATCGGCTTGCCCGACGGCAGCGTCGTGAAGAACAGCGCGGGGATCGAGTGCCTCGCGCTCCGGCCGCTGCTCTCGGACGTCGTCATGTCGATGCCCCGCGGCGCCGCGATCATCTACCCGAAGGACGCCGCGCAGATCCTCGGCCTCGCCGACGTGTTCCCGGGCGCCACCGTGGTGGAGGCGGGCGTCGGATCCGGCGCCCTCTCGATGTGGCTGCTGCGGGCCCTCGGGCCGACCGGCACGCTCCTCTCCTTCGAGCGCCGCGAGGAGTTCGCGGACGTCGCCCGCGGCAACGTCTCCAGCTACTTCGGCCACAGCCCGGAGAACTGGTCCATCGCCCTCGGCGACCTGGCGGAGGCGCTGCCGACCGTCACCGAGCCGCACTCGGTCGACCGCGTGATCCTCGACATGCTCGCGCCGTGGGAGTGCGTCGACGCGGTCGCCGAGGCGCTCACGCCCGGCGGAGTCCTGCTCTGCTACGTCGCCACCGTCACGCAGCTGTCGCGCGTCGCCGAGGCGCTCCGCGACTCGGGGCTCTTCACGAACCCGGACGCGAGCGAGACCATGATCCGCGGCTGGCACGTCGAGGGCCTCGCCGTGCGCCCCGAGCACCGCATGATCGGGCACACCGGCTTCCTCATCACCGCCCGCCGGCTCGCCCCGGGATCGGTCCTGCCGCAGCTCAAGCGCCGCGCGTCGAAGTCCGACTTCAGCGACGAGGACATGGAGGCCTGGACCCCCGGATCGCTCGGGGAGCGCCGGGTGAGCGACAAGGTGCTGCGCAAGCGCGTCCGCATCGCGGAGCACGGCGCCCAGCTCGCGGGCGCCCGGGACCAGGCGGAGGCGGGCGACGCGGTCGACCCCGACGACGCGCCCGATGCGCCGGAGCCCGGCGACCCCACCGCCTAG
- a CDS encoding helix-turn-helix transcriptional regulator translates to MPETSRRPTVPVEERLFSLVLALLATEQGLTKNEVLSSVQGYRQRYRAGGDNANLERQFERDKDDIRDLGVPLETVEAPGQEGNNQLLRYRIPRGAYELPADLSFTPEETTLLNLAAMVWREGSLSGESRRALIKLRSLGVESDDPVIGYAPRLRTREAAFAPLSVALERHVLVAFGYLKPGERTARIRTVAPLALVQHQGRWHLHGIDQDADGPRTFLLSRIVDRVRVTSRGFVPEGEDHAERALGDLDRVWENGVGEVAVAPGSDAEIRLRRRRGTEDLGDGRLRVHYSDTNLFADEVAGFGPEARVIAPPKLRDAVRARLAETVAAHREDAS, encoded by the coding sequence GTGCCCGAGACATCCCGCCGACCGACCGTGCCCGTGGAGGAGCGGCTGTTCAGCCTCGTGCTGGCGCTGCTCGCGACCGAGCAGGGACTGACCAAGAACGAGGTCCTCTCGAGCGTCCAGGGGTACCGGCAGCGCTATCGGGCCGGCGGCGACAACGCCAACCTGGAGCGCCAATTCGAGCGCGACAAGGACGACATCCGCGACCTCGGCGTGCCGCTGGAGACCGTGGAGGCGCCCGGCCAGGAGGGCAACAACCAGCTCCTGCGCTACCGGATCCCGCGCGGCGCCTACGAGCTGCCGGCCGACCTGTCGTTCACGCCGGAGGAGACGACGCTCCTCAACCTCGCGGCCATGGTCTGGCGCGAGGGGTCGCTGTCGGGGGAGTCGCGGCGCGCGCTCATCAAGCTGCGCTCGCTCGGCGTCGAGTCCGACGACCCGGTCATCGGCTACGCCCCGCGGCTGCGCACGCGGGAGGCGGCGTTCGCGCCGTTGAGCGTGGCGCTGGAGCGGCACGTCCTCGTCGCGTTCGGCTACCTCAAGCCGGGGGAGCGGACCGCGCGGATCCGCACGGTCGCACCGCTCGCCCTCGTCCAGCACCAGGGTCGCTGGCATCTCCACGGCATCGACCAGGACGCCGACGGACCGCGCACGTTCCTGCTGTCGCGCATCGTCGACCGCGTGCGCGTGACGAGCCGCGGCTTCGTGCCCGAAGGGGAGGACCACGCCGAGCGCGCCCTCGGCGACCTCGACCGCGTGTGGGAGAACGGCGTGGGGGAGGTGGCGGTCGCGCCCGGGTCCGACGCGGAGATCCGCCTGCGCCGGCGCCGCGGCACGGAGGACCTCGGCGACGGACGCCTCCGCGTGCACTACTCCGACACGAATCTCTTCGCCGACGAGGTCGCGGGATTCGGCCCGGAGGCCCGCGTGATCGCGCCGCCGAAGCTCCGGGATGCCGTGCGCGCCCGGCTCGCGGAGACCGTCGCCGCCCACCGGGAGGACGCATCATGA
- a CDS encoding helix-turn-helix transcriptional regulator, with the protein MTDRAAPLQAQDKLAFLLALVPYLTDHGRVSVSQAAAHFRVPPEQIRQAVRLIAVSGVPGSTASYQHGDLFDIAWDDFEDNDQIVITHMVAIDDSPRFSAREAAALIAGLQYVSSQADASDLDLVGQLMAKLARGSSASPSQVAVAAGAGDGTRDDLRRAIADERRVEFDYRSPRGGTERRVVDPLRLESMDEDWYLRGWDLARGAVRTFRLDRLDELVVTDLPPEHRPQDVVLGDTLFEPSPDDLRVTLEVPESALPLLGDFVGDERPEPVAGQPRRVAVTVRVAHYHGLVRLIAGMAGVVVVTSPPEARAAVAEWAERAAAAYDDAD; encoded by the coding sequence ATGACCGACCGCGCCGCGCCGCTCCAGGCGCAGGACAAGCTGGCGTTCCTGCTCGCGCTCGTGCCGTACCTCACCGACCACGGTCGCGTCAGCGTCAGCCAGGCGGCCGCGCACTTCCGGGTGCCGCCCGAGCAGATCCGCCAGGCCGTGCGTCTGATCGCGGTCTCGGGCGTGCCGGGATCCACGGCCTCGTACCAGCACGGCGACCTGTTCGACATCGCCTGGGACGACTTCGAGGACAACGACCAGATCGTCATCACGCACATGGTCGCCATCGACGACTCGCCGCGCTTCTCGGCGCGGGAGGCGGCCGCCCTCATCGCCGGGCTCCAGTACGTCTCCTCCCAGGCGGACGCCAGCGACCTCGACCTCGTGGGGCAGCTCATGGCGAAGCTCGCGCGCGGATCCTCGGCCAGCCCCAGCCAGGTCGCCGTCGCGGCCGGGGCGGGCGACGGCACCCGCGACGACCTCCGCCGCGCCATCGCGGACGAGCGCCGCGTCGAGTTCGACTACCGGAGCCCGCGAGGCGGCACCGAGCGTCGCGTCGTGGATCCGCTGCGCCTGGAGTCGATGGACGAGGACTGGTACCTGCGCGGCTGGGACCTGGCCCGCGGCGCCGTCCGCACGTTCCGCCTCGACCGCCTCGACGAGCTCGTCGTCACCGACCTCCCGCCGGAGCACCGGCCGCAGGACGTCGTGCTCGGCGACACCCTGTTCGAGCCGAGCCCCGACGACCTCCGCGTCACGCTCGAGGTCCCGGAGTCGGCGCTGCCGCTCCTCGGCGACTTCGTGGGTGACGAGCGGCCGGAGCCCGTCGCCGGCCAGCCCCGCCGCGTCGCCGTCACCGTGCGCGTGGCCCACTACCACGGCCTCGTGCGCCTGATCGCGGGCATGGCGGGCGTCGTGGTCGTCACGTCGCCGCCGGAGGCGCGGGCGGCGGTGGCCGAGTGGGCCGAGCGCGCCGCGGCGGCGTACGACGACGCCGACTGA
- a CDS encoding HAD family hydrolase, whose amino-acid sequence MISNRPAAVLWDMDGTIVDTEPYWMVAEEALVGSFGGTWTHEDGLRLVGNGLGDSARILQEAGVDLPAAEIIDRLSDRVMEQILVEVPWRPGARELLRGIREAGIPTALVTMSIGRMARQVADAVPFDAFDHVVAGDDVARSKPHPEAYLAAAALLGVDIRDCVAIEDSAPGVASATASGATVVAVPHHVPLPADDAYVLWDTLAGRTLSDLEAVHADRRAAAPIRDEVDA is encoded by the coding sequence GTGATCAGCAACAGACCCGCGGCCGTCCTCTGGGACATGGACGGCACCATCGTGGACACGGAGCCCTACTGGATGGTGGCGGAGGAGGCCCTGGTCGGCTCCTTCGGCGGCACGTGGACCCACGAGGACGGGCTCCGGCTCGTCGGCAACGGGCTGGGCGACTCGGCGCGCATCCTGCAGGAGGCGGGCGTCGACCTGCCGGCCGCGGAGATCATCGACCGGCTGAGCGACCGCGTGATGGAGCAGATCCTCGTCGAGGTGCCGTGGCGCCCGGGCGCGCGGGAGCTCCTCCGCGGGATCCGCGAGGCCGGCATCCCCACCGCGCTCGTCACCATGAGCATCGGCCGCATGGCGCGCCAGGTCGCGGACGCCGTGCCGTTCGACGCGTTCGACCACGTCGTCGCCGGTGACGACGTCGCCCGCAGCAAGCCGCATCCCGAGGCCTACCTCGCCGCGGCCGCGCTGCTCGGGGTGGACATCCGCGACTGCGTCGCCATCGAGGACTCCGCGCCGGGCGTCGCCTCCGCCACCGCGTCGGGCGCCACCGTCGTCGCCGTGCCGCACCACGTGCCGCTCCCGGCCGACGACGCCTACGTGCTCTGGGACACCCTCGCGGGCCGCACGCTCAGCGACCTCGAGGCCGTCCACGCCGACCGCCGGGCCGCGGCACCGATCCGCGACGAGGTGGACGCGTGA
- the tatC gene encoding twin-arginine translocase subunit TatC codes for MSLVQHLLELKKRLFIAGVAIILAMVVGWFLSSFVLEALRQPIETINQEQGRNASLNFPTITSAFDLRLQIALYVGLIISSPVWLYQVFAFLVPGLTKTERRYTFGFFFSAVPLFLAGCAAGWFVLPHIVALLTQFAGAGDSSFITAREYFDFVLKLVFAVGIAFVLPVFLVLFNFMGILSGTTIIKSWRIAILLIILFCAIATPAADVMSMFLLAVPMTVLYLVAAGIALLNDRRRARKAAAMTDDLLS; via the coding sequence ATGTCCCTCGTCCAGCACCTGCTGGAGCTGAAGAAGCGCCTGTTCATCGCGGGCGTGGCCATCATCCTGGCGATGGTCGTGGGCTGGTTCCTGTCGTCCTTCGTCCTGGAGGCGCTGCGCCAGCCCATCGAGACGATCAACCAGGAGCAGGGCCGGAACGCCAGCCTCAACTTCCCGACCATCACGTCGGCCTTCGACCTGCGCCTGCAGATCGCGCTGTACGTGGGCCTCATCATCTCCAGTCCCGTGTGGCTCTACCAGGTCTTCGCGTTCCTGGTCCCCGGCCTGACGAAGACGGAGCGCCGCTACACGTTCGGCTTCTTCTTCTCGGCCGTGCCGCTGTTCCTCGCGGGATGCGCGGCCGGGTGGTTCGTGCTGCCGCACATCGTCGCGCTGCTCACGCAGTTCGCGGGCGCAGGAGACTCGTCCTTCATCACGGCCCGCGAGTACTTCGACTTCGTTCTGAAGCTCGTCTTCGCGGTGGGCATCGCGTTCGTGCTGCCGGTGTTCCTCGTGCTGTTCAACTTCATGGGGATCCTGAGCGGCACGACGATCATCAAGTCGTGGCGCATCGCCATCCTGCTGATCATCCTGTTCTGCGCCATCGCGACCCCGGCCGCCGACGTCATGTCGATGTTCCTGCTGGCCGTCCCGATGACGGTGCTCTACCTGGTGGCCGCGGGCATCGCGCTGCTCAACGACCGCCGGCGCGCGCGCAAGGCCGCGGCGATGACGGACGACCTGCTGTCCTGA